One segment of Neobacillus endophyticus DNA contains the following:
- a CDS encoding sensor domain-containing diguanylate cyclase, which produces MGVLEKIINTFKRKLTKHIKWLINFKRVSKKHVENLTWLNEHYKILNNFAQICSKTLDEDILLKRTYEMVSEVMPTDCFYLASYTEGEDYFTILLLVDKGEYIPSVTVEIGENNTSRAIKSREIIHHRRKSDDTSVRYYIGTDETKSHIFVPIIIDDQVKGVISAQCLREFAYRKEHEELLQIIGTQVLTSIETARLYEKIYTMSYTDNLTGVFNRGYFEKQLEKYAMEVNTSVAIVICDLDELKYVNDHYGHKAGDLLINTTASILNDFSSDSVITARLGGDEFALLITNSTLSEVEKLVQSINEKVNSYRIESIMHTIKMSMGFAYKKDSINNMDRLFTEADTNMYQNKKKRKLVSI; this is translated from the coding sequence ATGGGAGTTCTTGAAAAGATTATAAATACTTTCAAAAGAAAGTTGACTAAACATATTAAATGGCTTATTAATTTTAAGCGGGTATCAAAAAAACATGTTGAAAACTTAACTTGGTTAAACGAGCACTACAAAATTTTGAATAATTTTGCCCAAATATGCAGTAAAACGTTAGATGAAGATATATTACTAAAAAGAACATATGAAATGGTTTCAGAAGTTATGCCGACAGACTGTTTTTACCTAGCCTCCTATACAGAAGGAGAAGATTATTTCACCATTCTTCTATTAGTTGATAAAGGAGAATATATTCCCTCTGTAACCGTTGAAATTGGAGAGAATAATACTTCAAGAGCAATAAAATCAAGGGAAATTATCCACCATAGAAGAAAGAGTGATGACACATCAGTTAGATATTATATTGGAACTGATGAAACAAAATCACATATTTTTGTTCCCATTATAATTGATGATCAAGTAAAAGGAGTCATCTCTGCACAATGCCTGAGAGAGTTTGCCTATCGAAAAGAACATGAGGAATTATTGCAGATTATCGGAACACAGGTCCTTACATCAATCGAAACTGCAAGACTATATGAGAAAATCTATACGATGTCTTATACAGACAACCTAACAGGAGTATTCAATCGGGGATACTTTGAAAAACAACTTGAAAAATATGCAATGGAAGTAAATACATCAGTCGCCATAGTGATTTGTGATTTAGATGAATTAAAATATGTGAATGATCATTATGGACATAAAGCAGGGGACCTGCTAATAAATACGACTGCCTCCATCCTAAACGACTTTTCCTCGGATTCCGTCATTACGGCAAGATTAGGCGGAGACGAATTTGCATTATTAATTACTAATTCAACCTTAAGCGAAGTGGAGAAATTGGTTCAGTCGATTAATGAAAAAGTAAATTCATATAGAATTGAATCCATCATGCATACCATTAAAATGTCAATGGGGTTCGCATATAAGAAAGATTCCATTAATAATATGGATAGGCTGTTTACAGAGGCAGATACGAATATGTATCAAAATAAGAAAAAGAGAAAACTTGTCAGTATATAG
- a CDS encoding IS1182 family transposase, with protein sequence MAIIRQGSLFGLQELYDLEPTHRFEAVFSAINIEPIFSVVTKKSRFGRPVELNYAAMIYSLVARLMERIPFIKDLVMRLKNDMVFRLDCGFLVSDTVPSEAAYSRMVTILSESNVLEKVKETILYQAITEGFVTDDTVALDATHFEAKDQAPQKEEKPKNEPKKRGRKSKEEREQWLIEKADRETNLPLFEKKIEEQLDVTLDHLRAEIPKNPEWGVKKNSEGKNVFWYGYKAHLAVGTKSQYILQSLFSSGNLNDGKAAIPLLKGIQERVQLSTLRYHTMDAGYDYEPIYEQIHRMGHQSVIAYNKRNEPEIEGFDKHFAPTCFREHSYRYDSFDPKYKTLKYTHPKECKNCPLANEGICQKTYKIKITTDLRKYTAPARGSKAWKTVFKRRTAVERVNAYLKLYFQLDNVRYRTGKRAKVHFDLVTLVYNASKLAVDRIRKMLECPQQQVA encoded by the coding sequence ATGGCTATTATAAGACAAGGAAGCCTATTTGGACTACAAGAATTATACGATTTAGAACCTACCCATCGTTTTGAAGCTGTTTTTTCTGCTATCAACATTGAACCAATCTTCTCTGTGGTAACGAAGAAATCTCGTTTTGGTAGACCTGTTGAACTGAACTATGCAGCTATGATTTACTCTTTAGTTGCCCGATTAATGGAACGAATTCCTTTTATTAAAGATTTGGTGATGAGATTAAAAAATGACATGGTTTTCCGTCTAGACTGCGGATTTTTGGTTTCTGATACTGTACCTTCAGAAGCAGCTTATTCAAGAATGGTGACAATCCTCAGTGAATCTAACGTTCTTGAAAAGGTTAAGGAAACGATTCTTTATCAAGCCATTACAGAAGGATTTGTCACTGATGATACAGTAGCTCTTGATGCCACACACTTTGAAGCAAAAGATCAGGCACCTCAAAAAGAGGAAAAACCAAAAAACGAACCTAAGAAACGTGGGCGTAAATCGAAAGAAGAAAGAGAACAATGGTTGATTGAAAAAGCTGATCGCGAAACCAATCTACCTCTTTTTGAAAAGAAAATTGAAGAACAGTTAGACGTTACTTTAGATCATCTTCGTGCTGAAATTCCCAAAAACCCTGAGTGGGGTGTAAAGAAAAACAGCGAAGGAAAGAACGTATTTTGGTATGGATATAAGGCTCATTTAGCTGTTGGAACAAAAAGCCAATATATTCTTCAATCGCTTTTCTCTTCTGGTAATTTGAATGACGGAAAGGCTGCGATTCCTTTATTAAAAGGAATTCAAGAGCGTGTTCAACTTTCAACTTTACGGTACCATACGATGGATGCTGGGTATGATTACGAACCGATTTATGAACAAATTCACCGGATGGGTCACCAATCTGTTATTGCCTATAACAAGCGTAATGAACCTGAGATAGAAGGTTTTGATAAACATTTCGCCCCCACTTGTTTCCGGGAACACTCGTATCGATATGATAGTTTCGATCCGAAATACAAAACTCTCAAATATACACATCCAAAAGAATGTAAAAATTGCCCTTTAGCCAATGAGGGTATTTGCCAAAAGACCTATAAAATAAAAATCACGACAGATCTTCGAAAATATACAGCACCGGCCCGTGGTTCGAAAGCTTGGAAAACTGTCTTTAAACGACGTACCGCTGTGGAACGTGTGAATGCTTATCTCAAGTTATACTTTCAACTAGACAATGTTCGTTATCGAACAGGAAAGCGTGCCAAAGTTCATTTTGACTTAGTCACCTTAGTTTATAATGCCTCAAAATTAGCAGTTGATCGTATCAGAAAAATGTTAGAATGCCCGCAACAACAAGTAGCGTAG
- a CDS encoding AAA domain-containing protein, whose amino-acid sequence MTVTKTYIKEWQQALQQEINHLKKFGGSRYIVTNGRLLSNDGPYSYYFDTAISLRIPVGSAIKLEWGGMKSNGKVLSSEGRGIILELEQSFGDLISDAYLLHDPWELLEQLIERLDELKKSKQKQQRVKRLLTPSTETKHPAEKIQSNVHELVLRSKYNPVTFVWGPPGTGKTYTLARTAANKYFQQKKVLILSHSNQAVDVLMGELTDFIKKKKRFKEGDVLRYGGNYGDTLSTHQEITTGLLIEKQDPLLAQDRERLVEERRHLKKDLSHSFSKRDSDHLLEIETQIARVLDKVRKKEVQLVKDAYIIGATLAKATSDSAVYEQDYDVVILDEASMAYVPQAAFAASLGKRVIICGDFKQLPPIASSRDSLVAKWLKEDVFHHAGVVDWLNEEKIHPQLFILKEQRRMHPDIAAFTNRYIYHSLVGNHESVYKSRNTIVSQVPFKEQAAVLLDTSFTGFHCISDKATNSRFNLWQLLLSFQLIHEAYLGGVKSIGYVTPYRAQANLMELLLEEIYENECSQADIIAATVHRFQGSERDVMIFDTVDSYPQERAGMLLTSKDSERLINVAITRTKGKFLHVSNRNFIENHIFNGKTLRQLVKHQLRNNQTITTKDIGSWICNQHPKLRWMHALKLEAVFHDLKSAKASITISMPEGTKLSEEWQEQLRNRGKRLKLTVISRQEWGYSDVWLDENFSFPFVMIDDRVLWLGLPLEGAIGTQPPNVAARLCSSKVCEYLLKQF is encoded by the coding sequence ATGACAGTAACTAAAACATATATCAAAGAGTGGCAGCAAGCATTGCAACAGGAGATTAACCACTTAAAAAAGTTTGGCGGAAGCCGCTATATCGTAACAAATGGAAGATTGTTATCAAACGATGGGCCTTATAGCTATTATTTTGATACAGCTATCTCATTAAGGATTCCGGTTGGTTCGGCGATAAAATTGGAATGGGGTGGTATGAAAAGCAATGGAAAAGTGCTTTCCTCAGAGGGCAGAGGAATTATTCTGGAATTAGAGCAAAGCTTTGGCGACCTTATTTCGGATGCGTATTTACTACATGATCCATGGGAGTTGCTTGAACAACTAATCGAGCGATTGGATGAACTCAAGAAAAGCAAGCAAAAACAGCAGAGAGTAAAAAGGTTGCTGACTCCTTCTACGGAAACCAAACATCCTGCCGAAAAGATTCAGAGTAATGTCCACGAATTGGTTTTGCGGTCCAAATATAATCCGGTCACGTTCGTATGGGGGCCGCCGGGTACCGGAAAAACCTACACACTGGCCAGAACAGCAGCCAATAAATATTTTCAGCAGAAGAAAGTATTAATTCTATCGCATAGCAATCAAGCTGTGGATGTATTAATGGGTGAGCTGACTGATTTTATAAAAAAGAAAAAACGATTCAAAGAAGGGGATGTGCTCCGTTACGGAGGAAACTATGGAGATACGCTTTCCACACATCAAGAAATTACCACAGGGCTGCTCATTGAAAAGCAGGACCCGCTCCTTGCACAGGATCGAGAGAGACTAGTAGAGGAGAGGCGCCACTTAAAAAAAGATTTGTCCCATTCTTTTAGTAAACGAGATTCGGATCATCTGCTTGAAATTGAAACACAGATTGCCAGGGTACTTGACAAAGTGCGGAAGAAAGAAGTCCAATTGGTAAAAGATGCGTACATTATTGGGGCGACACTGGCAAAGGCGACTAGTGACAGCGCTGTTTATGAACAGGATTATGATGTTGTCATTCTCGATGAAGCAAGTATGGCATATGTTCCACAGGCTGCATTTGCTGCATCTTTGGGAAAGAGAGTGATTATTTGCGGGGACTTCAAGCAATTACCCCCTATTGCTTCTAGCCGGGACTCACTGGTGGCCAAATGGTTGAAAGAGGATGTTTTCCATCATGCAGGAGTGGTGGACTGGCTGAATGAAGAGAAGATTCACCCTCAGCTTTTTATATTAAAAGAACAGCGGAGAATGCATCCTGATATTGCTGCTTTTACGAACCGGTATATCTATCATTCACTTGTTGGCAATCACGAAAGTGTATATAAAAGCAGAAATACGATCGTAAGCCAAGTTCCTTTCAAAGAGCAAGCCGCAGTGCTGCTGGATACGAGTTTTACCGGATTCCATTGTATTAGTGATAAAGCAACCAATTCAAGATTTAATCTTTGGCAGCTTCTCCTATCTTTTCAATTGATTCATGAAGCATACCTTGGCGGTGTAAAATCGATTGGATATGTGACACCATACCGGGCACAGGCCAATCTTATGGAGCTGCTTCTTGAAGAGATCTATGAAAATGAGTGCAGCCAAGCAGATATAATTGCGGCCACCGTTCATCGATTCCAAGGGAGTGAGCGGGACGTAATGATTTTTGATACGGTCGATAGTTACCCGCAAGAACGAGCTGGAATGCTTTTAACGAGCAAGGACAGTGAACGTCTGATTAATGTGGCTATTACAAGAACAAAAGGGAAATTTCTTCACGTCAGCAATAGAAATTTTATTGAAAATCATATTTTTAACGGGAAAACGCTAAGGCAGCTTGTTAAACATCAGCTCCGAAATAATCAAACCATCACAACAAAAGATATTGGTTCATGGATCTGTAACCAACATCCCAAATTAAGATGGATGCATGCACTCAAATTGGAAGCAGTTTTTCATGATCTGAAATCGGCCAAGGCATCGATTACGATCTCCATGCCTGAGGGAACCAAACTTTCTGAAGAATGGCAAGAGCAGTTACGAAACAGAGGAAAACGATTAAAATTAACGGTTATATCTCGCCAAGAGTGGGGATATTCCGATGTCTGGCTGGATGAGAACTTTTCGTTTCCGTTTGTGATGATTGACGACCGGGTATTGTGGCTGGGACTTCCGCTCGAAGGAGCCATAGGAACCCAGCCTCCAAATGTAGCCGCCAGACTGTGTTCCAGTAAAGTATGTGAATACTTGTTAAAACAGTTTTAA
- a CDS encoding replicative DNA helicase, protein MSTNVAMQNEAPYLNGLWNIQQENLFEAEGILLGAVFLDPDLIHEITLEPFHFSQKRNQLLFQAMRELQSENKPIDLLTVVDKLGSGIENVGVSYMTNIAGCCPTTTNYEHYQSMIRNEYKLRILKRSASQFLNEQTFERAEEFYKTYTDLQGFGKVDLKSKRDILIEVYEEMVEDHGEISGVDTGFSLLNSMLNGLQNGDLIIIAARPSVGKTALSLNLVKHCCLAGGTVDFFSLEMPGKQLIKRVLSDISYVDGSKWKNSYRYFSENDYERAVHAIGTLDTWRFYIHDEPGQTVADMRAAIQKTKREHPNGDHLVVIDYLQLITQTKRFERQDLAIGCITRELKQIARQFEVPIVLLSQLSRGVEQRADKRPQMSDLRDSGSIEQDADVIMLLSRDEFEQVPQDKSELIHVNIAKHRNGPVGVVKLLFEKNYSRFRDF, encoded by the coding sequence TTGAGCACGAACGTAGCCATGCAAAACGAAGCCCCATACCTGAATGGCTTATGGAATATTCAACAAGAAAATCTATTTGAGGCGGAAGGCATTCTTTTAGGTGCTGTCTTTCTAGATCCTGACCTGATTCATGAAATTACATTAGAGCCATTCCATTTTTCACAGAAACGAAATCAACTCCTCTTTCAAGCGATGAGGGAGCTGCAAAGTGAGAACAAGCCCATTGATCTGCTCACAGTGGTTGATAAATTGGGAAGCGGCATTGAAAATGTCGGTGTCAGTTATATGACGAACATTGCTGGCTGCTGTCCAACTACAACTAACTATGAACATTATCAATCCATGATCCGGAATGAGTACAAACTAAGAATCCTCAAGCGGTCTGCCTCTCAATTTCTAAATGAACAAACATTTGAGCGTGCTGAGGAATTTTATAAAACCTATACGGATTTGCAAGGGTTTGGAAAAGTAGACCTGAAATCGAAACGAGATATTTTAATAGAAGTGTACGAAGAAATGGTTGAGGACCACGGAGAAATTTCAGGCGTGGATACTGGGTTTTCCCTGCTCAATAGTATGCTAAACGGACTACAGAATGGGGATTTGATTATCATAGCAGCACGGCCATCTGTCGGGAAAACCGCCCTGTCTCTAAATCTAGTAAAACATTGCTGTTTAGCAGGTGGAACCGTTGATTTCTTTTCATTAGAAATGCCTGGAAAGCAACTGATCAAACGGGTATTGAGTGATATTTCCTATGTTGATGGCTCCAAATGGAAGAATTCTTATCGATATTTTAGCGAGAATGACTATGAACGAGCCGTACATGCAATCGGCACTTTAGATACGTGGAGATTTTATATACACGATGAGCCAGGACAAACAGTTGCCGACATGCGTGCTGCCATCCAGAAGACGAAACGCGAGCATCCGAATGGAGATCACCTGGTAGTGATTGATTATTTACAGCTTATTACTCAAACTAAAAGGTTTGAACGCCAAGATTTAGCAATTGGCTGCATAACAAGAGAGTTAAAGCAGATTGCCAGGCAATTCGAAGTGCCAATTGTCCTGTTGTCCCAATTGTCGAGAGGTGTGGAGCAACGCGCCGATAAACGCCCGCAAATGTCTGATTTACGTGATTCTGGAAGTATTGAGCAGGATGCCGATGTGATCATGCTATTAAGCAGGGATGAATTTGAACAAGTACCGCAGGATAAAAGCGAACTCATTCATGTGAATATTGCCAAACATAGGAACGGCCCTGTAGGCGTGGTTAAGCTGCTGTTTGAGAAAAACTATAGTCGATTTCGCGATTTTTAA
- a CDS encoding replicative helicase loader/inhibitor, which translates to MTKQEVVKLLVLIESVYSNFIVKDETVLQWFEFCSEMDFEKVMTKLKNHIRKSPFPPMIADIAVFSFEENDFPETLKDWMKEGRERIEHERSHAKRSPIPEWLMEYSTRKSI; encoded by the coding sequence ATGACCAAGCAAGAGGTAGTCAAATTATTAGTCCTAATTGAGTCTGTTTATTCCAACTTCATAGTCAAAGACGAAACTGTACTGCAATGGTTCGAGTTTTGTTCTGAAATGGATTTTGAGAAGGTAATGACGAAGCTGAAAAACCACATTCGAAAAAGTCCTTTTCCACCCATGATCGCAGATATTGCCGTATTCTCATTTGAAGAAAATGATTTTCCAGAAACGCTAAAGGATTGGATGAAGGAAGGACGGGAGAGAATTGAGCACGAACGTAGCCATGCAAAACGAAGCCCCATACCTGAATGGCTTATGGAATATTCAACAAGAAAATCTATTTGA
- a CDS encoding C40 family peptidase produces the protein MLADHIISTGLQYLGAPYVFNAPADQTATFDCSSFIQYIFGVNGIRLPRNSRQQFGVGVPIPLEQVKIGDLLFFTTKARKNKQGLSRIGHVAIYMGQGKMLHTYRPENKVMISVLDPKWKKSFVGAKRVI, from the coding sequence ATGTTAGCAGATCACATTATTTCAACTGGATTACAATATTTAGGTGCCCCTTATGTGTTTAATGCTCCAGCCGATCAAACTGCTACATTCGATTGCAGTTCATTTATTCAATATATTTTTGGCGTTAATGGAATTCGGCTGCCTAGAAACTCCCGACAGCAATTTGGAGTAGGGGTTCCGATTCCTTTAGAACAAGTCAAAATAGGTGATTTACTATTTTTTACTACAAAAGCACGTAAAAATAAGCAGGGATTATCAAGAATTGGCCATGTAGCCATTTATATGGGACAAGGTAAGATGCTTCATACCTACAGACCAGAAAATAAAGTGATGATCTCAGTATTAGATCCGAAATGGAAAAAGTCCTTTGTTGGCGCTAAAAGAGTGATTTAG